One segment of Cryptococcus neoformans var. grubii H99 chromosome 2, complete sequence DNA contains the following:
- a CDS encoding chaperone regulator, which produces MVKETKYYDLLGVKPDADANDIKKAYRKSALRHHPDKGGDPELFKEMTHAYEVLSDDQQRSLYDQLGEAGLKEGGMGGGVDPQDLFSQLFGGGGGFFGGGGGRSSGPRRGRDLVHRISVSLEDLYKGKVQKLALSKSVICKTCDGRGGKQGAVQTCTGCQGRGVKVMLRQLGPMMQQIQQPCTECEGTGEMMNPKDRCKTCSGKKTTQERKVLEVHIDKGMKGGQQIKFAGESDQQPGTIPGDVIIVIEEKPHPRFERKGDDLFYNAKIDLLTALAGGDFAIEHLDEHALHVTIVPGEVIKPDALKIISGQGMPSYRHHELGDLYVRLTVEFPNTIPVENIPLLEKALPARKAMPKFNKKIHIDEVVLSEPNERHAKNAATGEDEDMEDEDDDGRPGVQCAQQ; this is translated from the exons ATGGTCAAGGAAAC TAAATACTACGATCTCCTCGGTGTCAAGCCTGACGCTGATGCCAACGACATCAAAAAGGCCTACCGGAAAAG TGCTTTGAGGCACCATCCCGACAAGGGCGGTGACCCCGAGCTTTTCAAGGAAATGACCCATGC TTACGAAGTTCTTTCCGACGACCAGCAACGATCGCTCTATGACCAGCTCGGTGAAGCCGGTCTCAAGGAAGGCGGCATGGGCGGTGGTGTCGATCCTCAAGATCTTTTCAGCCAGCTGTTcggtggcggtggtggtttCTTCGGTGGTG GTGGCGGACGAAGCAGCGGTCCCCGACGTGGCCGAGACCTCGTTCACCGAATTTCCGTTTCTCTCGAAGACCTCTACAAGGGCAAGGTCCAAAAGCTCGCTCTCTCCAAGTCTGTTATCTGCAAGACCTGTGATGGCCGAGGTGGCAAGCAGGGTGCTGTTCAGACCTGTACCGGCTGTCAAGGTCGAGGTGTCAAGGTCATGCTCCGTCAGCTTGGCCCTATGATGCAGCAGATCCAGCAGCCCTGTACCGAGTGTGAGGGTACTGGTGAGATGATGAACCCCAAGGACAGATGTAAGACCTGTAGCGGCAAGAAGACCACCCAGGAAAGAAAGGTGCTTGAAGTTCACATCGACAAGGGTATGAAGGGTGGTCAGCAAATCAAGTTTGCTGGCGAATCCGACCAACAACCTGGTACTATCCCTGGTGATGTTATCATCGTTATCGAAGAGAAGCCTCACCCTCGATTcgagaggaagggtgaCGATTTGTTCTACAATGCCAAGATTGACCTTCTCACTGCTTTGGCTGGTGGTGACTTTGCCATTGAGCATCTTGATGAGCATGCTTTGCACGTTACCATTGTCCCTGGAGAGGTTATCAAGCCCG ACGCGCTCAAGATTATTTCCGGCCAGGGTATGCCCTCTTACCGACACCATGAGCTCGGTGACCTCTATGTCCGTCTCACTGTCGAATTCCCCAACACTATCCCCGTTGAGAATATTCCGTTGCTCGAGAAGGCCCTCCCCGCGCGCAAGGCCATGCCCAAGTTCAACAAGAAGATTCACATCGACGAGGTTGTGCTTTCCGAGCCCAACGAGAGGCACGCGAAGAATGCGGCCACAGGTGAGGACGAGGAcatggaggatgaagacgatgacGGAAGGCCCGGTGTGCAGTGTGCTCAGC AGTAA
- a CDS encoding THO complex subunit 2 — MPPRRSTAKSKVQSATTSSLSPAEVITPSLNEQLSEFISQWETTGTESLHGLIISLLNTIASAPTTLGVVPLLHVLVTLLKSNVDERELTGVFEGVLDELEDERRDIFGEALVDAVEVLEEEQEDMGENKIKEEKEAKEAEDKSPKGVSILKLLLESNTLPSYIPNLLLNPERLIPLNLHPMPRNPRALQSALVKKNTTLFFKQRKFNLLRECSEGFSGLIVLLTSEDSLPSHPEEEDDEERRDRAERVWGKIMRLVGYFNLSPPRVLDIILEVFSCHITHHWPFFLELLRCSPWGPNSSQDDGDGESSTEKGWKEEEVEGIENALKRDGDRVLCQVLGFKFGFFRKSEAGDTPIYLIYTAALLVKHGFVSLTDLLPCLSPDDNEMETVRKKWASSLSSRSGPANALTNTILDDDEPPSGVIGSITEQAQNIPTKPPPEQRIQLTQALLALGDKAASEYMLARWPWIAQKSTGVADLILDIVEDAIKPVYEEVVANREEDEKFDLQAAAPIVQESESTEKQAVLTLFAPTPPETRTKKFKFFYPHRGGVCESWSSVEEIHEKGLRWLGLIGGLGGRRARLMVMLSRIGAAHFERLRKNKLEQGLAVEHLQPTEEELKPWLDIIRISLLPSLSCSTASGTFDVELWSLLKLFPYTSRYSLYGEWRDSTCNANGKKPCLMAAHAAAMTTKEVQKALRRVTSTNTSATSGATPTERHSARALAKQSHHNPVFVWTTAVTQVKAYPNIGEAIVDAGRYMAQLSFDVATFVMLDTLSDDRALRLNEMGTGVALWLERLSKFVGDFNRRYSNMDLYPVLQYIINRLMRGHSGDLIILEKLMSSMSGIEPVPNDGVSEAQLHAYAGGREMIREAFSATRISVTAPPEPGASEQPARAPVEKVKNVKKSLPRLVNALREKGLAMPIWIALAQTRQAVVDKMVNAPIKAMNLVQDTCHNTFVQFGDFLVDYLTSDEHIALTPDLQQLVVDFGLEYGMAFQILRPRLNAEIERARVEEKAAVQARLEAAKKAMSEKERTGSPQKVESPAFPGSPTTPSLQITPGATPGPGEIEDVVMEEIEKGALSVPAPKTLSSKGKMWWPSALTATMQQTRKLLPREANEVMSAPFFVIFWHLTTPDIAFSPQSYDNAIKSINRHISTISSWRVNPRDKPKMAEQRDELARLKARVKVLQEEKETHGSLVNGPMKRRMRLESGKWFGKAIVEKNLQRPLAIQLHQYCFYPRAILSPCDAVFVAKFIRMAHDLGTAGFSTLFVYNNFFNDNLAACIFSCTDSEARNLGRCLALILADLDKWHQSENVYLKEALGISPNPIEGGEQKRLPGMLFRSKAGDDMREMSWQEFRNFYAKCHNVLTRALISCWSEAEFMHNKNAIIVALQVIKYFPLMETNGKAVEAAVKKLQAGEVGEIPNDLKMMCTSFLSGLKKRQGARPFVAPATFHGAAARAAITRAPSAPKVESPAPSGTISTPSRPQPTNGVNGTASPSPAGTPGPMTTDPRTLRQKVEESRARAAASAAAKEQEAGAAPQSPLVHPIPTRPGVPTRLASSANSVPVTPTGPSAITRTSTPNATSVNSRAQTPVSSMGPPLDISVDEARAAARARRLGGIHRPPPPPPSAAAQTTHTAVSTPSTNLDVERQEEKAGEEGKEPGTPPIPVAESTRGRSPPASVKTSPTTTVRTHRDGSVESRASERSKRREQDRDKTRRDRDHRDRDKEREREKERDRRDRSAAEDDKRRQEDNAPASTQSDAGRESRRSRRDGERERDREEKKNRERERDDRKERDRDRSHRGEDSDRKRKRDEESSSRKLEPDASSGSRKERERERRRYDERDRERERDFRDRDRDRERDRNERDRDGHRDRRERERDGRRRDREGRDIRENRERHRTPPAEDGSGLASAASKDSTDTASNASGHGPARTPHALPARPGNSEQAPRLPQNAAPVSQNPQEPLSLAARMGGIARPASPHVRANEPVHRSTRDDLRRDNGWNNAPRRDEATKEESRKEPADRKRALEAETGSEAREESPGASKRVKIDRNKARGRRQEGGVKMFQQAMGSAKDK, encoded by the exons ATGCCTCCCCGTCGAAGTACGGCCAAGTCAAAAGTTCAATCTGCGACGACTTCCTCACTCTCTCCTGCCGAAGTTATCACTCCCTCTCTCAATGAGCAACTGTCAGAATTTATTTCGCAATGGGAAACAACGGGTACCGAGTCTCTTCACGGGCTTATAATATCGCTCCTCAATACTATTGCTTCGGCGCCTACGACACTTGGCGTTGTGCCATTACTACACGTGCTTGTGACGCTTCTCAAATCCAACGTGGACGAAAGAGAGCTCACGGGTGTGTTCGAAGGTGTTTTAGATGAGCtcgaagatgagagaagggaTATCTTCGGTGAAGCACTGGTGGATGCTGTAGAGgtgttggaagaggagcaagaggACATGGGTGAAAACAAAAttaaagaagagaaggaggctaAGGAGGCAGAAGACAAGTCTCCCAAAGGAGTTTCAATCCTCAAGCTTCTCCTT GAGTCAAatactcttccttcataTATCcccaatctcctcctgAACCCAGAACGTCTCATCCCTCTCAATCTTCACCCTATGCCCCGAAACCCTCGAGCTCTCCAAAGTGCTTTGGTCAAGAAAAATACcactctttttttcaagCAACGGAAATTCAATCTCTTGCGTGAATGTTCTGAAGGTTTCTCGGGACTAATCGTGCTCCTAACTTCAGAAGACagtcttccttctcatccagaggaagaggatgatgaagaaaggcGAGATAGGGCAGAAAGGGTCTGGGGGAAGATCATGCGACTGGTAGGATACTTCAACCTCTCACCGCCAAGGGTACTGGATATCATCCTCGAAGTGTTCAGCTGCCACATCACACATCACTGGCCATTCTTCCTTGAGCTCTTGAGGTGCTCACCATGGGGACCAAACTCTAGTcaggatgatggtgatggtgaaagCTCAACAGAAAAGggctggaaagaggaagaggttgaaggaatCGAGAATGCTTTAAAGCGGGACGGGGACAGGGTTTTGTGTCAAGTTTTGGGGTTCAAGTTTGGATTCTTCCGA AAATCCGAGGCTGGTGACACACCTATCTATCTCATTTACACTGCTGCTCTCCTTGTCAAGCACGGTTTTGTCAGCTTAACGGACCTTTTGCCATGC CTTTCCCCTGATGACAATGAGATGGAAACAGTACGCAAGAAATGGGCGtcatctctttcatcaCGGTCAGGCCCTGCCAATGCTCTGACCAATACCATTcttgacgatgatgaaccGCCCTCTGGCGTCATTGGGTCCATCACGGAGCAAGCTCAAAACATCCCGACAAAACCTCCTCCCGAGCAAAGGATACAACTTACTCAAGCACTTCTCGCATTGGGTGACAAGGCCGCGTCAGAGTACATGCTGGCAAGGTGGCCATGGATCGCGCAGAAGAGTACTGGAGTGGCCGATTTAATCTTGGACATCGTGGAAGATGCAATAAAACCGGTTTATGAAGAAGTTGTCGCCAAtagggaggaggacgaaAAGTTTGACCTGCAGGCTGCCGCTCCCATCGTACAGGAGTCAGAATCAACCGAGAAACAGGCCGTCTTGACTCTTTTTGCCCCCACACCTCCTGAAACGAGGACCAAGAAATTCAAGTTCTTCTATCCCCATCGTGGGGGCGTCTGCGAAAGCTGGTCGTCTGTGGAAGAGATCCATGAGAAGGGCTTGAGATGGCTGGGTTTGATTGGTggacttggaggaagaagagcgaggCTTATGGTCATGCTTAGCAGAATCGGAGCTGCGCACTTTGAACGGCTCCGAAAGAACAAGTTGGAACAGGGTTTAGCAGTAGAGCATTTGCAGCcgacggaagaggagctcAAACCCTGGCTTGACATCATTCGtatctcccttcttccttctctgtCTTGTTCTACTGCTTCAGGAACGTTCGATGTCGAGCTTTGGTCCcttctcaaactcttccCCTACACCTCACGATATTCTCTCTATGGCGAATGGCGAGATAGCACTTGCAACGCAAATGGCAAGAAACCTTGTCTAATGGCAGCTCACGCCGCAGCGATGACTACCAAAGAGGTTCAGAAGGCCCTTCGACGAGTTACGTCAACCAACACTTCTGCAACATCCGGCGCCACTCCTACCGAACGACACAGTGCCCGAGCACTTGCCAAACAAAGTCACCATAACCCCGTGTTTGTCTGGACAACTGCAGTGACACAAGTGAAAGCATACCCAAACATCGGAGAGGCCATCGTAGATGCAGGAAGGTATATGGCTCAACTGTCCTTCGATGTGGCCACGTTTGTCATGTTAGATACTTTGTCGGACGACAGGGCTTTAAGATTGAATGAGATGGGTACCGGTGTGGCGCTCTGGTTGGAAC GATTATCCAAATTCGTTGGAGATTTCAACAGACGATACAGCAACATGGATCTTTACCCTGTTTTGCAATACATCATCAATCGACTCATGCGCGGCCACTCTGGTgatctcatcatccttgaGAAACTAATGTCATCCATGTCAGGCATTGAACCCGTCCCTAATGATGGTGTTTCTGAGGCCCAGCTTCACGCGTACGCTGGTGGCCGGGAAATGATACGCGAGGCCTTCTCCGCCACTCGTATCAGCGTGACTGCCCCTCCAGAACCTGGCGCTTCGGAGCAACCCGCGCGAGCGCCTGTAGAGAAGGTGAAAaatgtgaagaagagtttgcCGAGACTGGTCAATGCATTGAGGGAAAAAGGGCTGGCAATGCCTATCTGGATAGCTTTGGCGCAGACGAGGCAGGCTGTAGTTGACAAGATGGTAAATGCTCCTATCAAGGCCATGAACCTTGTCCAAGATACT TGTCACAACACATTCGTTCAATTCGGCGATTTCCTTGTTGACTACCTTACTTCTGACGAGCATATCGCTCTTACTCCCGACCTTCAGCAACTTGTAGTTGATTTTGGGCTCGAGTATGGTATGGCCTTTCAGATCTTGCGACCACGTTTAAATGCCGAGATTGAACGTGCTCGTGTTGAGGAGAAAGCCGCCGTGCAGGCGCGGCTCGAAGCCgcgaagaaggcaatgtctgagaaggagaggacCGGATCACCTCAAAAAGTCGAGAGCCCGGCGTTCCCCGGATCGCCCACGACCCCATCTTTGCAGATCACTCCAGGTGCGACTCCGGGACCAGGCGAAATTGAGGATGTCGtaatggaagagattgaaaaaGGTGCACTTAGCGTACCTGCGCCGAAGACATTGAGCAGTAAAGGCAAGATGTGGTGGCCGTCTGCTTTGACGGCTACCATGCAGCAAACGCGAAAACTTTTGCCACGTGAGGCTAATGAGGTCATGAGTGCGCCTTTCTTTGTCATTTTCTGGCACCTTACGACCCCCGACATCGCTTTCTCCCCTCAATCGTATGATAACGCCATAAAATCTATCAATCGACATATCTCCACTATCTCCTCTTGGAGGGTTAACCCAAGGGATAAGCCAAAGATGGCCGAGCAGCGGGACGAGTTAGCTAGACTGAAAGCGAGAGTGAAGGTTttgcaagaggagaaggaaacaCATGGGTCGCTGGTTAATGGaccgatgaagaggaggatgaggctgGAGAGTGGCAAGTGGTTTGGCAAGG CAATTGTGGAGAAGAATCTTCAAAGGCCGTTAGCCATTCAGCTCCATCAATACTGTTTCTACCCGCGAGCTATCCTTTCGCCCTGCGACGCCGTTTTCGTCGCCAAGTTCATTCGTATGGCTCATGACTTAGGCACTGCTGGCTTCTCGACTTTGTTTGTTTACAACAACTTCTTCAATGATAATCTCGCCGCCTGTATCTTCTCCTGTACGGATAGTGAAGCTCGTAACCTTGGTCGATGCCTGGCTCTAATTCTTGCCGATTTGGACAAGTGGCATCAGAGCGAAAACGTGTACCTCAAGGAGGCACTCGGTATCTCACCTAACCCCATTGAAGGCGGAGAACAAAAGAGGCTACCTGGTATGCTATTTAGATCAAAGGCCGGCGATGACATGCGTGAAATGTCGTGGCAAGAATTTAGAAACTTTTACGCCAAATGTCACAACGTCCTCACCAGG GCCCTCATTTCATGTTGGAGTGAAGCGGAATTTATGCATAACAAGAATGCTATCATCGTCGCCTTGCAAGTAATCAAGTACTTCCCTCTCATGGAGACAAATGGCAAAGCAGTCGAGGCTGCAGTGAAGAAATTGCAGGCCGGTGAGGTTGGAGAGATCCCTAATgacttgaagatgatgtgcACTTC CTTCTTATCGGGTCTGAAGAAACGTCAAGGTGCCAGACCATTCGTTGCCCCTGCAACATTCCAC GGCGCCGCCGCTCGAGCTGCTATCACAAGGGCACCAAGCGCCCCAAAGGTTGAATCTCCGGCCCCCAGCGGCACTATATCAACGCCCTCTCGGCCCCAACCAACTAACGGTGTAAATGGTACAGCATCGCCTTCCCCAGCCGGTACTCCTGGACCTATGACTACCGATCCCAGAACTTTGCGTCAAAAGGTTGAAGAAAGTCGAGCCAGGGCGGCGGCTTCGGCTGCTGCTAAGGAACAGGAAGCCGGTGCTGCTCCgcaatctcctcttgtACATCCCATACCCACTCGACCCGGCGTCCCCACTCGTCTTGCGAGCTCCGCTAACTCGGTCCCTGTGACTCCAACCGGCCCCTCGGCTATTACCCGAACTTCTACGCCTAATGCAACCTCTGTGAACTCCCGAGCTCAAACGCCTGTGTCTTCCATGGGTCCACCTCTTGATATATCTGTGGATGAAGCCCGTGCTGCTGCCCGTGCTCGCAGACTCGGAGGTATCCACCGTCCccctccgcctccgccaTCTGCTGCCGCGCAGACTACACATACTGCGGTATCTACTCCCTCCACAAACTTGGATGTGGAAAgacaggaagaaaaagcgggagaggaagggaaagagccTGGTACCCCACCTATTCCCGTTGCGGAGTCTACTCGTGGCAGATCTCCACCAGCCTCTGTTAAAACATCGCCTACAACTACTGTGAGAACCCACAGAGATGGCAGCGTCGAAAGCCGAGCGAGCGAGAGATCGAAGAGGCGCGAGCAAGACAGAGATAAAACCCGTCGTGACAGAGATCACAGGGATAGGGACAAGGAGAGGGAacgggagaaagaaagggatCGAAGAGATCGATCCGCTGCAGAAGATGACAAGAGACGTCAGGAAGATAACGCTCCAGCATCCACTCAAAGTGATGCAGGGCGCGAATCGAGGAGGTCCAGGCGTGACGGAGAGCGAGAGCGAGAcagggaggagaagaagaatcgAGAGCGGGAAAGGGACGacagaaaggaaagggacaGAGATAGGTCTCACAGAGGTGAAGACAGTGATCGCAAGCGCAAGCGAGATGAGGAGTCTTCTTCAAGGAAACTCGAACCAGACGCGTCAAGTGGCAGTAGAAAGGAGCGTGAACGAGAGCGAAGGAGGTACGACGAAAGGGAcagggaaagggagcgcgATTTTAGGGATCGAGACAGGGATCGAGAAAGGGATAGAAACGAGCGAGACAGAGATGGTCATCGTGATAGACGCGAACGTGAACGAGAtggacgacgacgagacCGAGAGGGTCGCGACATCCGAGAGAACCGTGAACGACATCGCACACCTCCTGCTGAAGACGGTTCCGGACTTGCATCTGCAGCCTCCAAAGACAGTACCGATACTGCATCTAACGCTTCCGGTCACGGGCCTGCCAGAACACCCCATGCCCTCCCGGCAAGGCCTGGCAACTCTGAGCAGGCTCCTAGATTACCTCAGAATGCTGCTCCAGTATCACAGAACCCCCAAGAGCCTCTGAGCCTGGCTGCCAGAATGGGCGGCATAGCACGACCGGCTTCTCCTCATGTAAGAGCCAATGAACCTGTTCATAGATCTACAAGAGATGACCTCAGGAGGGATAATGGCTGGAATAATGCGCCgaggagagatgaagcCACAAAGGAGGAATCGAGGAAAGAGCCTGCTGATCGGAAACGAGCTTTGGAAG CCGAGACCGGCTCCGAGGCTCGAGAGGAGTCCCCTGGAGCGTCCAAACGTGTCAAGATCGATCGTAACAAGGCTCGTGGACGAAGGCAAGAGGGCGGTGTGAAAATGTTCCAGCAAGCTATGGGGAGTGCAAAGGATAAGTAG
- a CDS encoding membrane protein, variant, protein MTLQTYLWAIAFPLGMVLGLSKSKYHVPLQSVNTVLSFIGIYIGHHHGGRQFPATVHGFMAKVLIWVMVIQACLGIFLKLHISEKKIRPWVVPFHSVLGKTFPVLGWTQMLFGVATALGFCRGGSLGQCAAHYIMGSAFIGYGAILVIMLNLGGEWLERRGCSQEMLDSSVITAWGIVNTFTEHHGGSWTHKDMQHTMMGVLWWTGGMLGIFLSRGGRRSFIPSVIIIMTGWGMSAHEQALMISSKIHALFGYALISAGVLRIVEICFVLNDKPTPSNGAIRVFQHLPPYLLVLGGILFMSATDEEMRNADSLGVDHVTYALFDFSLSFLIYLVITFLVHLYSNSGRNALQKENNGEEIFDSERAEEHGYAKVSTEQREQRGDDDLDGDGPEAYEMADRDSSGESEAVRIGGEDEVDWMGRKGPIGL, encoded by the exons ATGACACTCCAAACCTACCTTTGGGCAATCGCGTTCCCTTTAGGAATGGTTCTTGGTCTTTCAAA ATCCAAATACCATGTCCCCTTACAATCGGTGAACACAGTGCTCTCCTTCATTGGGATATACATTGGTCACCACCACGGCGGAAGACAATTTCCAGCAACT GTTCACGGATTCATGGCTAAAGTCCTCATTTGGGTGATGGTCATA CAAGCTTGCCTGggcatcttcctcaagctTCATATatcagaaaagaaaatcAGGCCATGGGTCGTTCCCTTCCATTCCGTCCTAGGCAAAACGTTCCCTGTGTTAGGATGGACTC AAATGCTTTTCGGCGTAGCGACCGCCCTCGGGTTCTGTCGTGGCGGAAGCCTCGGACAATGTGCCGCTCATTATATCATGGGCTCCGCCTTTATTGGATATGGAGCAATTCTGGTCATCATGCTGAATCTTGGGGGTGAATggctggaaagaagagggtgtaGTCAGGAGATGTTAGACAGCAGTGTCATCACTGCTTGG GGTATCGTCAACACCTTTACTGAGCACCATGGTGGTTCTTGGACTCATAAGGATATGCAGCACACCATGATG GGCGTTCTTTGGTGGACTGGTGGTATGCTTGGTATCTTCCTCAGCCGTGGTGGCAGACGATCATTTATTCCATCCgtaatcatcatcatgactGGATGGGGTATGAGTGCGCACGAGCAAGCTTTGATGATTTCTTCAAAG ATCCACGCGCTATTTGGCTATGCTCTCATATCCGCTGGTGTTTTGAGGATTGTCGAGATCTGTTTTGTTCTCAATGACAAGCCTACTCCTTCAAACGGTGCTATCCGAGTTTTCCAGCACTTACCTCCTTAT CTTCTCGTCTTGGGCGGCATCCTCTTTATGTCAGCCACCGACGAAGAAATGCGCAACGCCGACTCTCTCGGCGTCGATCACGTCACTTATGCCCTCTTCgacttctccctctccttcctcatctatCTCGTCATCACTTTCCTCGTCCACTTGTACTCCAACTCTGGCCGGAATGCATTGCAAAAAGAGAACAACGGAGAAGAAATCTTCGACTCTGAACGGGCCGAAGAGCACGGTTACGCCAAGGTCTCCACAGAACAACGGGAacaaagaggagatgatgacttggatggggatgggcCTGAGGCTTATGAGATGGCGGACAGGGATTCTAGTGGGGAAAGTGAGGCGGTCAGGattggaggagaggatgaagtggattggatgggaaggaaggggcCGATTGGTCTGTAG
- a CDS encoding membrane protein yields MSRIPIYLLASLAYAHYVQAHGHHNVTEIDTSVPFDARIYIHMTLQTYLWAIAFPLGMVLGLSKSKYHVPLQSVNTVLSFIGIYIGHHHGGRQFPATVHGFMAKVLIWVMVIQACLGIFLKLHISEKKIRPWVVPFHSVLGKTFPVLGWTQMLFGVATALGFCRGGSLGQCAAHYIMGSAFIGYGAILVIMLNLGGEWLERRGCSQEMLDSSVITAWGIVNTFTEHHGGSWTHKDMQHTMMGVLWWTGGMLGIFLSRGGRRSFIPSVIIIMTGWGMSAHEQALMISSKIHALFGYALISAGVLRIVEICFVLNDKPTPSNGAIRVFQHLPPYLLVLGGILFMSATDEEMRNADSLGVDHVTYALFDFSLSFLIYLVITFLVHLYSNSGRNALQKENNGEEIFDSERAEEHGYAKVSTEQREQRGDDDLDGDGPEAYEMADRDSSGESEAVRIGGEDEVDWMGRKGPIGL; encoded by the exons ATGTCAAGAATACCAATATACCTGCTGGCCTCACTCGCCTATGCGCACTACG TGCAAGCACACGGACATCATAATGTCACGGAGATTGATACCAGTGTACCTTTCGATGCACGGATATATATTCAT ATGACACTCCAAACCTACCTTTGGGCAATCGCGTTCCCTTTAGGAATGGTTCTTGGTCTTTCAAA ATCCAAATACCATGTCCCCTTACAATCGGTGAACACAGTGCTCTCCTTCATTGGGATATACATTGGTCACCACCACGGCGGAAGACAATTTCCAGCAACT GTTCACGGATTCATGGCTAAAGTCCTCATTTGGGTGATGGTCATA CAAGCTTGCCTGggcatcttcctcaagctTCATATatcagaaaagaaaatcAGGCCATGGGTCGTTCCCTTCCATTCCGTCCTAGGCAAAACGTTCCCTGTGTTAGGATGGACTC AAATGCTTTTCGGCGTAGCGACCGCCCTCGGGTTCTGTCGTGGCGGAAGCCTCGGACAATGTGCCGCTCATTATATCATGGGCTCCGCCTTTATTGGATATGGAGCAATTCTGGTCATCATGCTGAATCTTGGGGGTGAATggctggaaagaagagggtgtaGTCAGGAGATGTTAGACAGCAGTGTCATCACTGCTTGG GGTATCGTCAACACCTTTACTGAGCACCATGGTGGTTCTTGGACTCATAAGGATATGCAGCACACCATGATG GGCGTTCTTTGGTGGACTGGTGGTATGCTTGGTATCTTCCTCAGCCGTGGTGGCAGACGATCATTTATTCCATCCgtaatcatcatcatgactGGATGGGGTATGAGTGCGCACGAGCAAGCTTTGATGATTTCTTCAAAG ATCCACGCGCTATTTGGCTATGCTCTCATATCCGCTGGTGTTTTGAGGATTGTCGAGATCTGTTTTGTTCTCAATGACAAGCCTACTCCTTCAAACGGTGCTATCCGAGTTTTCCAGCACTTACCTCCTTAT CTTCTCGTCTTGGGCGGCATCCTCTTTATGTCAGCCACCGACGAAGAAATGCGCAACGCCGACTCTCTCGGCGTCGATCACGTCACTTATGCCCTCTTCgacttctccctctccttcctcatctatCTCGTCATCACTTTCCTCGTCCACTTGTACTCCAACTCTGGCCGGAATGCATTGCAAAAAGAGAACAACGGAGAAGAAATCTTCGACTCTGAACGGGCCGAAGAGCACGGTTACGCCAAGGTCTCCACAGAACAACGGGAacaaagaggagatgatgacttggatggggatgggcCTGAGGCTTATGAGATGGCGGACAGGGATTCTAGTGGGGAAAGTGAGGCGGTCAGGattggaggagaggatgaagtggattggatgggaaggaaggggcCGATTGGTCTGTAG